The sequence AGGATGGCGATATCCTCAATATCGACATCACCGTCATCAAGGACGGCTATCACGGCGATACCAGCAAGATGTTCATGGTCGGCAAGACCCCGGAATGGGCCGAGCGCCTGTGCAAGGTCACCCAGGAATGCCTATATAAAGGAATCGAGATAGTTCGCCCTGGCGCCCGTCTTGGCGATATCGGCGAAGTCATCCAGAAGCACGCCGAGAAGAACGGTTTCTCGGTCGTTCGCGAATACTGCGGTCACGGCATCGGCAAGGTCTTCCACGAGGAGCCCCAGGTACTTCACTACGGGCGCGCCGGCACCGGTCTCGAACTGAAGGAAGGCATGACCTTCACCATCGAACCGATGATCAACCAGGGTCGTTCGGAGACACGCCTGCTCGGCGACGGCTGGACTGCGATCACCAAGGACCGCAAGCTGTCGGCGCAGTGGGAGCACACCATTCTCGTTACCGCTGACGGCTACGAGATCTTTACCCTGCGCAGCGATGACACCATCGCCCGCACGTCGCCATGATCGCGGCTTAACCTAACGATGCTCTGACGGAGGGCGACGGCATGCCTCAGGTTGATCCCGAATTGTTCGACGGCAGCCAGTTCCAGGCTGAGCTGGCACTCAAGGCCAGCCCCATCGCCGCCTTCAAGAAAGTCATTCGCAAGGCCCGGGAAGTTCTCGACGCCCGCTTCGTGGCGGGCCGTGACATCCGCCGCCTGATCGAAGATCGCGCCTGGTTCATCGATCAGATCTTGCGGGCCGCCTGGGGACGCTTCGACTGGGACAGCGGCGCCGAGATCGCACTGGTCGCCGTAGGCGGTTATGGTCGTGGCGAGCTGCACCCCTATTCAGATATCGACCTGCTGATCCTGCTCGATGACAGCGATCACGAGAAATTCCGCAACTCGATCGAAGGGTTCCTGACCCTGCTGTGGGATATTGGCCTGGAGGTCGGCCAGAGCGTGCGCTCTGTCCAGGAATGCGCCGAGGAAGCCCGTGCCGACCTGACCGTCATTACCAACCTGATGGAAAGCCGCACCATTGCCGGCCCCGAGCATCTGCGACAAAAGATGCTGAAGGTCACCAGCCCATCGGAAATGTGGCCCAGCAAGGAGTTCTTTCTCGCCAAGCGCAACGAGCAGGCGGCGCGCCATTCCAAATACAACAACACCGAATACAACCTGGAGCCGAACGTCAAAGGCTCTCCCGGCGGCCTGCGTGATATCCAGACGATCCTCTGGATCGCGCGACGCCAGTTCGGCAGCCTGAACCTCGGTGCGATCGTTGACCAGGGCTTTCTGACCGAGGGCGAGTATTCGTTGCTGGTTTCCAGCCAGGAGTTCATCTGGCGCGTGCGCTACGGCCTGCACATGCTCGCGGGGCGCGCCGAAGATCGCTTGCTGTTCGATCATCAACGCAGCCTGGCTGCGTTGCTAGGCTACGAGGACAGCGACGCCAAGCTGGCGATCGAACGCTTCATGCAGAAGTACTACCGCGTGGTCATGAGCATTTCGGAGCTCAGCGATCTGGTGGGCCAGCACTTCGCGGAAGTCATTCTCTGGGAAGGCGACAGCGGCAAGGCCGAGCCGCTCAATAGTCGCTTTCTGGTACGCGACGGTTATCTCGAGGTCGCTAACGACACGGTATTCAAGCGCAGGCCTTTCGCGATCCTGGAGATTTTCGTGTTGCTCGCGCAGCACCCGGAAATCAAAGGTGTTCGAGCGGAGACGATTCGCCTGCTGCGCGATCATCGCTATCTGATCGATGATGATTTTCGAGGCGATATTCGCAATACCAGCCTGTTCGTCGAGCTGTTCAAGTGCAAGGAAGGTATTCACCGCAACCTTCGGCGAATGAACCGCTACGGAATCCTAGGGCGCTATCTGCCGGAATTCGGCCATATCGTTGGGCAGATGCAGCACGACCTCTTCCATATCTACACGGTCGATGCCCACACCCTGAACGTCATCAAATACCTGCGCAAGCTGAGCAAGCCCGGGGTGGCAGAGAAATACCCGCTGGCCAGCAAGCTGGTGGAGCGCCTGCCCAAACCCGAACTTATCTACATTGCCGGGCTGTATCACGACATCGCCAAAGGCCGCGGCGGTGATCATTCCGAGTTGGGCGCGGTGGATGCCCAGGCATTCTGCACGCGTCACAAGCTCCCGGCATGGGATACGCGATTGGTGGTCTGGCTGGTAGAAAACCATCTGGTGATGTCCACCACCGCGCAGCGCAAGGACCTGTCCGATCCGCAGGTGATCAACGATTTCGCCCAGCAGGTCGGCGACGAGACCCATCTGGATTATCTCTACGTGCTGACGGTCGCCGACATCAACGCGACCAACCCCACGCTGTGGAACTCGTGGCGGGCCAGCCTGCTACGCCAACTCTACACCGAGACCAAACGGGCCCTGCGCCGCGGCCTGGAAAACCCGCTGGACCGCGAGGAGCAGATACGCCAGACCCAACGTGCCGCGCTCGACAACCTGGTGCGCAACGGCACCGACCCCGACGACGCGGAACAGCTCTGGTCCCAGCTGGGTGACGATTACTTCATGCGCCACAGCTCCACCGACGTCGCCTGGCACACCGAGGCCATCATCGAGCATCCGAGCGATGGCGGTCCGCTGGTCCTGATCAAGGAGACCACGCAACGCGAGTTCGAAGGCGGCACGCAGATCTTCATCTATGCACCCGACCAGCACGATTTCTTCGCGGTCACGGTCGCTGCGATGGACCAGCTCAACCTGAACATCCACGACGCCCGCATCATCACGTCCAGCAGCCAGTTCACCCTCGACACCTACATCGTCCTGGACGCCGACGGTACGCCGATCGGCAACGACCCCGAACGCACCGAGGAAATTCGCCAGGGATTGATCGATGCCCTGCGCAACCCGGAAGACTACCTGACCATCATCCAGAAGCGCGTGCCGCGGCAGCTCAAGCATTTCGCCTTCCCGCCGCAGGTCACCATCCACAACGACACACAGCGACCGCAGACGATCATCGAAGTGGTGGCGCCCGACCGTCCCGGACTCCTGGCGCGTATCGGCCAGCTATTCCTCGACTTCGATCTCTCGGTACAGAACGCCAAGATCGCGACACTGGGGGAGCGTGTCGAGGACGTGTTCTTCGTGACCAATGCAGATAATCAGCCGCTGTCGGACCCGCAACTGTGCATGCGACTGCAGCAGGCGATGATCAAGCAGCTCTCGCAGGAAAACGAGCATCAGCCCTCCCCCAGCAGTTTCGTTATCTGAAGACGCGTCGAGGCAGATCAATCCCAGGGTTTGCCGCGGGTCCGCTCGGTATACGGCAGCCTCTGCTGCATCGCCGCCTTGGCCAGGACGTGGGCGCTCACCGGAGCGGTCAGAAACAGGAACAGGGTGATCAGCACTTCATGCACGCTCAGCCCTTCGCCCTGGCTGCCGAAGAAGATCATCGAACCCAACACGATGCCACCCACGCCCATGGTGCTGGCCTTCGTCGGGCCGTGAAGCCGGGTAAAAAAATCGGGCAGACGGTACAGGCCGATCGCCCCGACCAACGCGAACACACTGCCGACGACGAGAAAGACGCTGACCAGCAACTCGATCCAGAATGACATCTTCAGCCCTCAGTCAATGATTTCGCCGTGCAACAGGTGCTTGCCCACCGCAACGGTACCGACGAAACCCATTACGGCGATGAGCAACGCCGCCTCGAAGAACAGATCGGACGCCAGCCAGATACCGAACAGGACGATCAACGCCAGCGCATTGATGTACAGCGTGTCCAGCGCCAGTACCCGGTCGGGCATGTCCGGGCCGCGGACCAGTCGAATCACGTTCAGGACAGCGCCCAACCCGACCAGTGCCATGCACAGCGGAATCACGTACGTGAGCATTGGAACATCTCCAGCAAGGGCTTTTCGTAGCGGTTCTTCACCTCGGCGACCAGCGCTTCGGCGTCGGGCGCATCGAGCGCGTGAATCAACAGCACCCGATGATCCGACCGCAACGAAGCCGATACCGTACCAGGGGTAAGCGAGATGATGCTCGTCAGCACGGCGAGAACGAAGGGGTGTTCGATGTCCATCGGAACCTCGACAAATGCCGGTTGCAGGCGACTGGTCGGCCCCAGCACCAGCTTGGCCACGTGAAGATTGGCAACGCCGATGTCGTAGAACACCTTCAGGCTGAACAGGCAGAGCTTCAGCGGACGGCGAACCTTCGGCAGGTCGATCAGGAACCCCTGCACCAGTAGCGGGATCGCCAAACCAAGCACCAGGCCAAGCAGAACCTGGCCAACGCTCAGCGTGTTGTTGAGCATCAGCCAGAGCAGCGTCAGCAGCAGGGTCAGGCCCGGATTGGGTAATACACGAGCGATCATTGGTCGTGCCCTCGAACGATTTCCAGGTAGGGCCCAAGATCGAACAGCTGCGCGGCGACTGCCTGCATGTACGCCTGGATCGGTTGCGCCGCGACGACCAGCACCACACTGCCGAGCAACAGCCCGAATGCCGCCGATACGCGAACATTGTCGGCCGCCCGACCAACGCTGACCGCCGCGCTCGGACGCCAGAAAACCATGCTACCGGCGCGCCCCAGGGCGATCAGCATTCCCAGCCCGCCGACGAGAATCACTGGCCAGAGCAGCGCCGCATCGATAGTCGGAGGGACCGCTCGCAACAACATGACCTTACCCAGGAAGCCGGAAAACGGTGGCAGCCCGGCGATGGAAATAGCGCCGGCGAAAAACAGCGTACCGAGCAGCAAAGGCTGCTTTAGCGCCGGCGCCGAAATCAGTTCGCTGGCCGTATCGCCACGCTGTCGGGCGATAACGTCAGCCAGGAGAAACAGCCCACCGGAGACCAGGGTGCTGTGCAGCAGATAATAAAGCGCCGCTGCCAACCCCGCCTCCGTACCGAGCGCAACGCCCGCCAGCAAAGTGCCGACCGAGACCACCACCAGGTAGGACAGCAGGATCTGCAGGTTGCGCGCCGCCAGCGCCCCCAACACGCCGCCCGCCAACGTCAGCATCGACAGCGGCCACAGCCAGTCGAGCGCCATGTTGCTCAGCGCTCCGGCCTGGCTGCCGAAGATGAGGACGAAGACGCGGATGATGGCGTACAGCCCGATCTTGGTCATGATCGCGAACAGCGCTGCGACAGGCGCCGTCGCCGAGGCGTAGGCGCGCGGCAACCAGAAATACAACGGCAGAATGGCTGCCTTCAACGCGAAC comes from Stutzerimonas stutzeri and encodes:
- a CDS encoding [protein-PII] uridylyltransferase — its product is MPQVDPELFDGSQFQAELALKASPIAAFKKVIRKAREVLDARFVAGRDIRRLIEDRAWFIDQILRAAWGRFDWDSGAEIALVAVGGYGRGELHPYSDIDLLILLDDSDHEKFRNSIEGFLTLLWDIGLEVGQSVRSVQECAEEARADLTVITNLMESRTIAGPEHLRQKMLKVTSPSEMWPSKEFFLAKRNEQAARHSKYNNTEYNLEPNVKGSPGGLRDIQTILWIARRQFGSLNLGAIVDQGFLTEGEYSLLVSSQEFIWRVRYGLHMLAGRAEDRLLFDHQRSLAALLGYEDSDAKLAIERFMQKYYRVVMSISELSDLVGQHFAEVILWEGDSGKAEPLNSRFLVRDGYLEVANDTVFKRRPFAILEIFVLLAQHPEIKGVRAETIRLLRDHRYLIDDDFRGDIRNTSLFVELFKCKEGIHRNLRRMNRYGILGRYLPEFGHIVGQMQHDLFHIYTVDAHTLNVIKYLRKLSKPGVAEKYPLASKLVERLPKPELIYIAGLYHDIAKGRGGDHSELGAVDAQAFCTRHKLPAWDTRLVVWLVENHLVMSTTAQRKDLSDPQVINDFAQQVGDETHLDYLYVLTVADINATNPTLWNSWRASLLRQLYTETKRALRRGLENPLDREEQIRQTQRAALDNLVRNGTDPDDAEQLWSQLGDDYFMRHSSTDVAWHTEAIIEHPSDGGPLVLIKETTQREFEGGTQIFIYAPDQHDFFAVTVAAMDQLNLNIHDARIITSSSQFTLDTYIVLDADGTPIGNDPERTEEIRQGLIDALRNPEDYLTIIQKRVPRQLKHFAFPPQVTIHNDTQRPQTIIEVVAPDRPGLLARIGQLFLDFDLSVQNAKIATLGERVEDVFFVTNADNQPLSDPQLCMRLQQAMIKQLSQENEHQPSPSSFVI
- a CDS encoding Na+/H+ antiporter subunit E, whose product is MIARVLPNPGLTLLLTLLWLMLNNTLSVGQVLLGLVLGLAIPLLVQGFLIDLPKVRRPLKLCLFSLKVFYDIGVANLHVAKLVLGPTSRLQPAFVEVPMDIEHPFVLAVLTSIISLTPGTVSASLRSDHRVLLIHALDAPDAEALVAEVKNRYEKPLLEMFQCSRT
- a CDS encoding K+/H+ antiporter subunit F; the protein is MLTYVIPLCMALVGLGAVLNVIRLVRGPDMPDRVLALDTLYINALALIVLFGIWLASDLFFEAALLIAVMGFVGTVAVGKHLLHGEIID
- a CDS encoding Na+/H+ antiporter subunit G, producing the protein MSFWIELLVSVFLVVGSVFALVGAIGLYRLPDFFTRLHGPTKASTMGVGGIVLGSMIFFGSQGEGLSVHEVLITLFLFLTAPVSAHVLAKAAMQQRLPYTERTRGKPWD
- a CDS encoding monovalent cation/H+ antiporter subunit D, with the translated sequence MNHALILPLLLPLLMGCVLLLAHRQSMQVKRGLSLIATWLLIPLTLVLLTQADSGVLTVYRLGDWRPPFGIMLMLDRLSALMLVVTAVLAGFAVLYAVRGDDERGPNFHALFQFQLAGINGAFLTGDLFNLFVFFEILLIASYALLLHGHGAKRVRAGVHYVVLNLLGSSLFLIGASMLYGLTGTLNMADLAVRVSAADPADAPLLAAAGFLLLVVFALKAAILPLYFWLPRAYASATAPVAALFAIMTKIGLYAIIRVFVLIFGSQAGALSNMALDWLWPLSMLTLAGGVLGALAARNLQILLSYLVVVSVGTLLAGVALGTEAGLAAALYYLLHSTLVSGGLFLLADVIARQRGDTASELISAPALKQPLLLGTLFFAGAISIAGLPPFSGFLGKVMLLRAVPPTIDAALLWPVILVGGLGMLIALGRAGSMVFWRPSAAVSVGRAADNVRVSAAFGLLLGSVVLVVAAQPIQAYMQAVAAQLFDLGPYLEIVRGHDQ
- the map gene encoding type I methionyl aminopeptidase; the encoded protein is MTVSIKTPEDIEKMRIAGRLAAEVLEMIGEHVKPGVTTDELDRLCHDHIVNVQQAIPAPLNYKGFPKSICTSINHVVCHGIPNDKPLKDGDILNIDITVIKDGYHGDTSKMFMVGKTPEWAERLCKVTQECLYKGIEIVRPGARLGDIGEVIQKHAEKNGFSVVREYCGHGIGKVFHEEPQVLHYGRAGTGLELKEGMTFTIEPMINQGRSETRLLGDGWTAITKDRKLSAQWEHTILVTADGYEIFTLRSDDTIARTSP